One genomic region from Streptomyces venezuelae encodes:
- a CDS encoding LuxR C-terminal-related transcriptional regulator — protein sequence MESPAQTSRQEARRAAEVNEFVVAFYERTLARADFSPSGIAEELGVPRQRAEQAVGLLRELRLVKPAEGGADRFVAVSPEAAQMELLVPLEREILDSRHRLEGFKGQLSSFVTAFEKQSRTRAETVVITEDREEIELRLLEAAQGCTGEVLVMQPCVARETSELRLARPLVLEAVRRGAQGRILYPHTARGDSDTRAHLGELLPAGGQVRTTNEVRDRFLVFDRKTAFIPAGEGDAIAVVYDGAVAAFLAGLHARVWESAFDFDSGAAGYAGTMGDLKATLLDLLASGAKDEVIARRVGMSERTLRRHVATIMQDLSASSRFQAGVLAARTGLVDTALSGAA from the coding sequence ATGGAATCCCCGGCACAGACCTCACGTCAGGAAGCCCGGCGCGCAGCCGAGGTGAACGAGTTCGTGGTCGCGTTCTACGAACGCACCCTCGCACGTGCCGACTTCAGCCCGTCCGGGATCGCCGAGGAGCTGGGCGTCCCCCGGCAGCGCGCCGAGCAGGCGGTCGGCCTGCTGCGTGAGCTGCGTCTGGTCAAGCCGGCGGAGGGCGGCGCGGACCGCTTCGTCGCGGTCAGCCCCGAGGCCGCCCAGATGGAGCTGCTGGTCCCCCTGGAGCGGGAGATCCTCGACAGCCGGCACCGACTCGAAGGATTCAAGGGGCAGTTGAGCTCCTTCGTGACGGCCTTCGAGAAGCAGTCCAGAACCCGCGCCGAGACGGTGGTGATCACCGAGGACCGCGAGGAGATCGAGCTGCGCCTCCTGGAGGCGGCCCAGGGCTGCACGGGCGAGGTCCTCGTGATGCAGCCCTGCGTGGCCCGTGAGACCAGCGAACTGCGGCTGGCCCGCCCGCTCGTCCTGGAAGCGGTACGGCGCGGTGCGCAGGGCCGGATCCTCTACCCCCACACCGCCCGCGGCGACTCCGACACCCGCGCGCATCTCGGCGAGCTCCTCCCCGCGGGCGGGCAGGTGCGCACCACCAACGAGGTACGCGACCGCTTCCTGGTCTTCGACCGGAAGACGGCCTTCATCCCGGCCGGCGAGGGCGACGCGATCGCCGTCGTCTACGACGGCGCGGTCGCGGCCTTCCTGGCCGGACTGCACGCCCGGGTCTGGGAGTCCGCGTTCGACTTCGACTCCGGCGCGGCCGGCTACGCGGGCACGATGGGGGACCTGAAGGCGACCCTGCTCGACCTGCTGGCCTCCGGCGCCAAGGACGAGGTGATCGCGCGCCGCGTGGGCATGTCCGAGCGGACCCTCCGCCGCCATGTGGCCACGATCATGCAGGACCTGTCGGCCTCCAGCCGCTTCCAGGCCGGTGTGCTCGCCGCCCGGACCGGTCTGGTCGACACGGCCCTGAGCGGTGCCGCATGA
- a CDS encoding pyridoxamine 5'-phosphate oxidase family protein, whose amino-acid sequence MSRYDRLAYTSSVRRVQEEMGSATATDRRLREPVEEAEPLTATEASFVQGLDGFLFASVGETGWPYIQFRGGPPGFVHVLDERTLGYLDVRGNRQYITTGNVRGNDRVALFFIDHARRTRLKIFGHATAVSVEEAAGQAGAAAELVERLDAHRTEGTVEQLVTIRVEAFAWNCPNHITPRFTRGEVSDAMAPALDRLARLEQENADLRAELSARPGDRPAG is encoded by the coding sequence ATGAGCCGCTACGACCGCCTCGCGTACACCTCGTCCGTGCGCAGGGTCCAGGAGGAGATGGGCAGCGCCACGGCGACCGACCGCCGGCTGCGGGAGCCGGTCGAGGAGGCCGAGCCGCTCACCGCCACGGAGGCGTCCTTCGTCCAGGGTCTGGACGGCTTCCTGTTCGCGAGCGTGGGCGAGACCGGATGGCCGTACATCCAGTTCCGGGGCGGCCCGCCGGGCTTCGTCCACGTCCTGGACGAGCGCACCCTCGGCTATCTGGACGTCCGGGGAAACCGGCAGTACATCACCACCGGCAACGTCCGCGGCAACGACCGGGTCGCGCTCTTCTTCATCGACCACGCCCGCCGGACCCGCCTCAAGATCTTCGGCCACGCCACCGCCGTGTCGGTCGAGGAGGCGGCCGGACAGGCCGGCGCGGCCGCCGAGCTCGTCGAGCGCCTGGACGCGCACCGTACCGAGGGCACGGTCGAGCAGCTCGTCACCATCCGGGTCGAGGCCTTCGCCTGGAACTGCCCCAACCACATCACCCCCCGTTTCACCCGGGGCGAGGTCTCCGACGCCATGGCGCCGGCCCTGGACCGCCTCGCCCGCCTCGAGCAGGAGAACGCCGACCTGCGCGCGGAACTGTCCGCCCGGCCCGGCGACCGCCCCGCCGGCTGA